A single genomic interval of Brevibacillus brevis harbors:
- a CDS encoding IclR family transcriptional regulator, protein MKMDKTEKTANRSVLKTLEFLEYFIQNSELSLAELVELSDMPKSTVFRILQTLEMRGFVSKTTTHNPPKYQLGLKLLEFGNIVAQRLEIRKIALPYMQQLRDTVDEAVNLIIRDQDEGVYIEKVDTRQYVRVYTQVGRKSPLYAGACPRILLSFLPDHEIEELLNRVDMKKISPDTNTDKDLLWQWIHDARENGYTVSYGELEPDSAAIAVPIRDFTGQVIAGLSLAGATSRFQQDRLEYLVQETKAVANQIMSKLGYSDAKAGL, encoded by the coding sequence ATGAAAATGGACAAAACAGAAAAAACGGCAAACCGAAGTGTGTTAAAAACGCTAGAGTTTTTAGAATATTTTATCCAAAACAGTGAATTAAGCCTGGCTGAGCTTGTCGAGTTGTCGGATATGCCGAAGAGTACGGTGTTTCGAATTCTTCAGACGCTCGAAATGCGCGGCTTTGTCTCCAAAACGACCACTCATAATCCGCCTAAATACCAATTGGGATTGAAGCTGCTGGAGTTTGGGAACATTGTTGCTCAACGGCTGGAGATCAGGAAAATCGCGCTCCCGTATATGCAGCAGTTGCGGGATACGGTGGATGAGGCGGTCAACCTGATTATTCGTGATCAAGACGAAGGGGTTTACATCGAAAAAGTCGATACCCGCCAGTATGTTCGTGTATATACGCAGGTAGGTAGAAAATCACCGTTGTACGCAGGGGCATGCCCGCGCATTTTACTCTCATTCCTGCCGGATCATGAGATCGAAGAATTGTTGAACCGGGTAGACATGAAGAAAATCTCACCAGACACCAATACAGACAAAGATCTGCTATGGCAATGGATTCACGATGCACGTGAAAATGGCTATACAGTCAGCTACGGTGAACTGGAGCCGGATTCCGCAGCCATTGCTGTACCTATTCGAGATTTTACGGGACAAGTCATAGCTGGATTGAGCTTGGCTGGAGCTACATCACGCTTCCAGCAAGATCGATTGGAGTATTTGGTACAGGAGACAAAAGCAGTAGCGAATCAAATCATGAGCAAGCTGGGATATTCAGATGCAAAGGCGGGACTTTGA
- a CDS encoding ABC transporter ATP-binding protein — protein sequence MLEIKNLQTKFRTDNGEITVLDGVSFQINKGETIGVVGESGCGKSVTSLSIMGLLPRTARITGGEILYNGENLVAFSKDQMRKVRGKEIAMIFQEPMTSLNPVYTIGAQIMELVLNHTSMNKKQAKEHAIQMLKLVGIPRAEEIVDEYPHQLSGGMRQRVMIAMAMSCSPSLLVADEPTTALDVTIQAQILDLMRELQQKSEMTIMLITHDLGVVAEMCDRVVVMYAGQVVEEAEVEKLFATPKHPYTVGLLGSIPDMDTEQEYLFTIGGTVPSPGQMPVGCRFAERCQKAINKCYEQAPPLFDLNDGTKSRCWLNE from the coding sequence ATGCTGGAAATCAAAAATCTTCAGACGAAATTCCGAACCGATAATGGAGAAATTACCGTTTTGGATGGCGTTAGTTTTCAAATCAACAAAGGGGAGACGATTGGCGTAGTAGGGGAGTCGGGTTGTGGAAAAAGTGTCACCTCCCTATCCATCATGGGGCTTCTGCCGAGAACCGCGCGAATCACCGGAGGAGAGATCCTGTACAACGGTGAAAATCTGGTTGCCTTTTCCAAGGATCAGATGAGGAAGGTCCGAGGAAAAGAGATCGCGATGATTTTTCAAGAACCGATGACCTCACTCAATCCGGTTTATACAATCGGGGCGCAGATCATGGAGCTCGTCTTGAATCATACAAGTATGAACAAAAAACAAGCCAAAGAGCATGCGATCCAAATGCTGAAGCTGGTCGGGATTCCGAGAGCGGAAGAAATCGTTGATGAGTATCCGCATCAGCTATCTGGCGGGATGAGGCAGCGTGTGATGATCGCGATGGCGATGTCCTGTAGTCCATCTCTATTGGTTGCAGATGAGCCTACGACTGCACTAGACGTGACCATTCAGGCGCAAATTCTTGACCTGATGAGAGAGCTACAGCAGAAGAGCGAGATGACCATCATGCTGATCACGCACGATCTTGGTGTGGTAGCAGAGATGTGTGATCGGGTGGTTGTCATGTATGCAGGGCAAGTCGTCGAGGAAGCCGAGGTCGAAAAGCTATTTGCCACTCCAAAGCATCCGTACACGGTTGGTTTGTTGGGCTCGATCCCGGATATGGACACAGAGCAGGAGTACTTGTTTACGATTGGCGGGACCGTTCCGAGTCCAGGTCAGATGCCCGTAGGCTGTCGTTTTGCTGAACGATGCCAGAAGGCTATTAACAAATGCTACGAGCAAGCACCACCGTTATTCGATTTGAATGATGGTACGAAAAGCAGATGCTGGCTGAATGAGTAA
- a CDS encoding ABC transporter ATP-binding protein, with product MNLLEKSECNPLLEVRGLKKYFPIRSGLLKKVTNHVKAVDDLSFTVATGETLGIVGESGCGKSTTGRAILRLLEPTGGEVIFQGENLAALSPNEMRMKRKDLQIIFQDPFASLNPRMTVGEIIEEPMIIFELYETAKESKAKVAELMQVVGLKSENSERFPHEFSGGQRQRIGIARALALNPKLIVADEPVSALDVSIQSQVLNLMRDLQKQYGLTYIFISHNLSVVKHFCDRIGVMYLGRMVELAPKNALYEEPLHPYTRSLLSAVPIAKPKTKRERIILTGDVPSPANPPSGCTFHTRCPDCMEICKTDKPEFQSMGDGRYVACHLYNQ from the coding sequence GTGAATCTTTTGGAAAAATCAGAATGTAATCCCTTGCTTGAGGTGAGAGGGTTAAAAAAATACTTTCCAATTCGCAGTGGATTATTGAAGAAGGTAACGAATCACGTCAAAGCTGTTGACGATCTCTCTTTTACCGTTGCAACAGGGGAGACGCTCGGAATTGTAGGTGAATCCGGTTGCGGGAAGTCAACCACAGGCAGAGCTATTCTACGATTGCTCGAGCCTACGGGTGGCGAAGTGATTTTTCAAGGAGAGAATTTAGCCGCACTTTCCCCAAATGAGATGAGGATGAAGCGAAAGGATTTGCAAATCATTTTCCAAGACCCGTTCGCATCCCTCAATCCGCGAATGACAGTAGGGGAGATCATAGAGGAGCCAATGATCATATTCGAACTGTATGAAACTGCAAAAGAAAGCAAGGCAAAAGTAGCGGAATTGATGCAGGTTGTCGGTTTGAAATCGGAAAATTCAGAGCGTTTCCCTCATGAGTTTAGTGGTGGTCAGCGACAGCGGATCGGCATTGCACGTGCACTAGCACTAAATCCCAAGCTGATTGTGGCAGATGAGCCAGTATCTGCGCTCGATGTATCGATTCAATCCCAGGTATTGAACCTGATGAGAGATTTGCAAAAGCAATACGGACTCACTTACATATTCATCTCTCACAACTTGAGCGTCGTGAAGCATTTTTGCGACAGGATCGGCGTGATGTATTTGGGACGGATGGTTGAGCTGGCACCCAAAAATGCGCTATATGAAGAGCCGCTGCATCCTTATACGCGCTCATTACTGTCAGCAGTTCCGATTGCCAAGCCAAAAACGAAGCGTGAGCGCATCATCTTGACTGGAGATGTACCGAGTCCTGCGAATCCTCCGAGTGGCTGCACGTTTCATACCCGTTGTCCGGATTGTATGGAAATTTGCAAAACGGACAAGCCCGAATTTCAATCGATGGGCGATGGTCGATATGTTGCCTGTCATTTGTATAACCAATAG
- a CDS encoding ABC transporter substrate-binding protein — translation MKKKVGITACSALLVLAAAIGGCSSKPADTGTQANPQSKTEAQAPAKNELTLGVNGDPHSWDPIDTFLLDWSTVATSVFEGLVERTTDLKIQPGLAESWEFKDDKTLQFKLRQGVTFHNGEPFNAEAVKFTFDRLLGEEGKKGPQQANYASIDRVEVVDEFTVNMILKEKDPVLITKLAGYGGVIVPPKYYKEKGDEYFNTHPVGTGPFKMDSYEKDNKVVLVKNENYWKKGQPKLEKVTFRFIPEATTRLAEMQTGAIDIMKKVEISQTESIKGMSDLELMQVGSPTVYSIRFNTSMKPVDNVKVREAIAYAIDADLIIETLLGGYGKRVNSFQSDMSFGYDPNLPLRNYDPEKAKQLLAEAGVKEGTELDLFLPGTDATFKEVAQAIEMQLGQVGLKVKLNLVDASTFTSDLIPNGKAGHMYRNGWGGWTLDFDNTAYLMYHKGEFWNPDFYDEKVEELLKAERSTFDQEKRLAAFKELNQRLYELVPDVPLYQTINLWAVNKRVKGFQPPADERIDLREASVE, via the coding sequence TTGAAAAAGAAAGTAGGTATCACCGCTTGCTCCGCATTACTCGTGCTAGCTGCTGCTATAGGCGGATGTTCGAGTAAGCCGGCTGACACTGGCACACAGGCAAATCCGCAATCTAAGACAGAAGCGCAAGCTCCGGCAAAAAATGAACTTACACTTGGTGTGAATGGAGATCCGCACTCTTGGGATCCGATTGATACGTTTTTGCTTGATTGGAGTACGGTAGCAACATCTGTATTTGAAGGCTTAGTCGAGCGTACCACTGACTTGAAAATCCAGCCAGGACTCGCTGAATCGTGGGAGTTCAAGGATGACAAGACCCTTCAATTTAAACTTCGTCAAGGAGTTACCTTCCACAACGGCGAGCCATTCAACGCGGAAGCAGTGAAATTTACATTTGATCGCCTGCTTGGTGAAGAAGGGAAAAAAGGACCACAGCAAGCGAACTATGCTTCGATTGACCGTGTAGAAGTGGTAGATGAGTTTACAGTCAATATGATTCTCAAGGAAAAAGATCCTGTACTCATTACAAAGCTGGCAGGTTATGGCGGTGTGATCGTTCCGCCTAAGTATTACAAGGAAAAAGGGGACGAGTACTTTAACACGCATCCAGTAGGTACGGGTCCTTTCAAAATGGATAGCTATGAAAAAGATAACAAGGTTGTACTGGTGAAAAATGAAAACTATTGGAAAAAAGGTCAACCGAAGCTGGAAAAAGTAACGTTCCGTTTTATTCCAGAAGCGACTACACGTCTAGCGGAAATGCAAACAGGTGCCATCGACATTATGAAAAAAGTCGAGATTAGCCAAACAGAATCCATCAAGGGCATGTCTGATCTTGAACTGATGCAAGTCGGGTCGCCCACCGTTTATTCGATTCGTTTCAATACATCGATGAAGCCAGTCGACAATGTAAAAGTCCGTGAAGCGATTGCTTACGCGATTGATGCAGACTTGATTATCGAAACGCTGCTCGGCGGATATGGTAAGCGTGTCAATTCATTCCAAAGCGATATGTCTTTCGGCTATGATCCTAACCTGCCATTACGTAATTATGATCCAGAAAAAGCAAAACAACTGCTCGCAGAAGCAGGCGTAAAGGAAGGGACTGAGCTTGATCTCTTCCTCCCTGGTACAGATGCTACGTTTAAAGAGGTAGCGCAAGCGATCGAAATGCAATTAGGCCAAGTCGGTCTCAAGGTGAAGCTGAATCTGGTGGACGCCTCCACATTTACTTCTGACCTCATTCCGAACGGAAAAGCAGGACATATGTACCGGAATGGCTGGGGTGGATGGACGCTCGACTTTGATAATACTGCCTATCTGATGTATCACAAAGGCGAGTTTTGGAACCCTGATTTCTATGACGAAAAAGTAGAGGAGCTCTTGAAAGCAGAACGCTCCACATTTGACCAAGAAAAGCGTCTGGCAGCATTTAAAGAACTGAATCAACGCCTGTATGAGCTAGTCCCAGATGTACCGCTCTATCAAACGATCAACCTGTGGGCTGTAAACAAACGAGTAAAAGGCTTCCAACCTCCGGCAGATGAACGTATCGATTTGCGCGAAGCATCGGTTGAATAA
- the nikB gene encoding nickel ABC transporter permease, with product MAAFLIRRLLHSVFVVLAITLVIFVLVRMTGDPVSIMFQAGEPTKEAITELRKNLGLDEPVHVQFGLYLKDMFTGNFGTSFRTGESVIDMMKEKMGATLLLAFGGMFVALLIAIPVGIISAVYRGSVADFFGRIFSLLGISFPNFWLGIMLIIIFAVKLGWFPASGYEGLEYLVLPSVALGLILSGILARLVRSSMLEVMNQQYINTARSKGIKEWLVIIKHGLRNALIPTVTFIGLQFGTLLGGTVIIEQVFSWPGIGRMLIDAISQRDFPVIQGSVIILSFLMIFVNLLVDISYGFIDPRIRQGGGKSE from the coding sequence ATGGCAGCCTTTTTAATTAGACGTCTACTACATAGTGTTTTTGTCGTTCTTGCTATTACTCTTGTCATTTTTGTCCTGGTGCGAATGACTGGTGACCCAGTATCGATCATGTTTCAAGCAGGTGAGCCTACCAAAGAGGCAATTACTGAGCTTCGGAAAAATCTCGGTCTGGACGAGCCCGTTCATGTACAGTTCGGGCTTTATTTAAAAGATATGTTTACCGGTAACTTTGGCACGTCTTTCCGAACGGGTGAGAGCGTGATCGACATGATGAAGGAGAAGATGGGAGCAACTTTGCTGCTTGCCTTCGGGGGAATGTTTGTCGCCCTGTTGATTGCGATTCCAGTAGGGATCATTTCCGCTGTTTACAGAGGCAGCGTAGCTGACTTTTTCGGACGTATTTTTTCATTGCTAGGAATCTCTTTTCCTAACTTTTGGTTAGGGATTATGTTAATCATCATATTTGCCGTTAAGCTGGGCTGGTTTCCTGCTTCTGGTTATGAAGGTCTGGAGTATTTGGTTCTGCCTTCCGTTGCACTCGGACTCATCTTGTCAGGAATTTTGGCTCGATTAGTTCGCTCTTCCATGCTGGAGGTAATGAATCAGCAATATATCAATACGGCCCGTTCCAAAGGGATCAAGGAATGGCTTGTCATCATCAAGCATGGCTTACGAAACGCATTAATCCCAACGGTAACCTTTATTGGATTGCAATTTGGAACGTTGTTGGGTGGTACCGTGATTATTGAGCAAGTTTTTTCATGGCCAGGTATCGGGCGTATGCTGATTGATGCGATATCGCAACGTGATTTTCCAGTGATTCAAGGCTCTGTGATTATCTTGTCTTTTTTGATGATCTTCGTGAACCTGTTGGTTGATATCAGTTATGGCTTTATTGATCCACGTATTAGGCAGGGAGGAGGAAAAAGCGAATGA